The following proteins come from a genomic window of Nitrospirota bacterium:
- a CDS encoding co-chaperone GroES, with the protein MSGTTKINQKFRPLKDRVFVSYAEEGDKTAGGIYLPETAKEKPQKGKVEAIGSEVKEIKAGDTILFDKYSGSKTNIDGTEYLILKEEDILGVLEG; encoded by the coding sequence ATGTCAGGAACTACAAAGATCAACCAAAAATTCAGGCCCTTAAAGGACCGCGTATTTGTCAGTTATGCTGAAGAAGGTGATAAGACAGCAGGCGGGATTTATCTGCCGGAGACTGCTAAAGAAAAACCACAGAAAGGTAAAGTCGAGGCTATAGGTAGTGAAGTCAAAGAGATTAAGGCAGGAGATACAATTCTCTTTGATAAATATTCCGGATCCAAGACAAACATTGATGGTACTGAGTATCTGATTCTGAAAGAAGAGGATATCCTGGGCGTACTGGAAGGTTAG
- the rplQ gene encoding 50S ribosomal protein L17 — translation MRHKNAGKQLSRDTKHRRSLFRNLVTALMEHGRIETTLAKAKTVRPIAEKMITIGKRGTLHDRRQALAYIKSESVVTKLFESLSPRFLDRSGGYTRIIRTRRRLGDSAEMAILELVNIGKDAGKKETA, via the coding sequence ATGAGACACAAAAATGCGGGAAAACAATTAAGCAGGGATACAAAACATAGAAGGTCATTATTCAGAAACCTTGTAACTGCACTGATGGAACATGGCAGGATTGAGACAACGCTTGCCAAGGCAAAAACGGTCAGGCCGATTGCTGAGAAGATGATTACAATTGGCAAGAGAGGAACTCTTCATGACAGGAGACAGGCGCTTGCATACATTAAGAGTGAATCTGTCGTTACAAAGTTGTTTGAGTCGCTGTCACCTCGTTTTCTTGACAGGTCAGGTGGTTATACCCGGATTATCAGGACGAGACGTAGACTGGGCGATTCAGCAGAGATGGCTATATTGGAATTGGTTAATATTGGGAAAGATGCCGGTAAGAAGGAGACCGCCTGA
- the groL gene encoding chaperonin GroEL (60 kDa chaperone family; promotes refolding of misfolded polypeptides especially under stressful conditions; forms two stacked rings of heptamers to form a barrel-shaped 14mer; ends can be capped by GroES; misfolded proteins enter the barrel where they are refolded when GroES binds) → MPKQIMYGDDARAAILKGVNQLADAVKVTLGPKGRNALLDKKFGAPSITKDGVTVAKEIELKDPWENMGAQLVKEVASKTSDVAGDGTTTATVLAQAIFREGAKNVSAGANSMEIKRGIDKSVEVVVEEIKKMSKPCQDRSEIAQIGTISANNDTTIGELIAEAMEKVGKDGVITVEEAKTMATSLDVVEGMQFDRGYISPYFVTDHERMEAVLEDVLILIYEKKINSMKDLLPVLEQIAKMGKPLLIISEDIEGEALATLVVNKLRGTLNCSAVKAPGFGDRRKAMLEDIAILTGGQVISEDIGLKLENVKITDLGRAKRVTIDKDNTTIVEGAGSHDKIQGRVKQIKAQVEETSSDYDREKLQERLAKLVGGVAVINVGASTETEMKEKKARVEDALHATKAAVEEGIVPGGGVALLRAISALDKLKLEGDQKIGVNIIRRSLEEPIRQIANNAGLEGSVVVERVKREKGTFGFDASKEEYVDMLKAGIIDPTKVTRVALLNASSVASLMLTTEVMISEIPEDKEKMPAMPPGGGMGGMY, encoded by the coding sequence ATGCCTAAACAGATAATGTATGGTGATGACGCAAGGGCAGCCATTCTAAAAGGTGTTAATCAGCTGGCTGATGCAGTGAAAGTAACCCTTGGTCCAAAAGGACGTAATGCGTTATTAGATAAGAAATTTGGTGCGCCGTCAATTACAAAAGATGGAGTTACTGTTGCTAAAGAGATAGAGCTCAAGGATCCCTGGGAAAATATGGGGGCGCAGCTCGTCAAGGAAGTGGCAAGTAAGACCAGCGATGTAGCTGGCGATGGCACTACTACGGCAACTGTCTTGGCACAGGCAATCTTCAGAGAAGGGGCAAAGAATGTCTCCGCCGGCGCTAATTCAATGGAGATTAAACGGGGTATAGATAAATCCGTGGAGGTAGTTGTAGAAGAGATAAAGAAGATGAGCAAACCATGTCAGGATCGTTCGGAGATTGCCCAGATAGGGACGATATCAGCAAATAACGATACTACCATTGGCGAATTGATCGCTGAGGCAATGGAGAAGGTAGGTAAGGATGGTGTTATCACAGTAGAAGAAGCCAAGACCATGGCAACTTCTCTTGATGTCGTTGAGGGAATGCAGTTTGACAGGGGATATATCTCACCATACTTTGTAACTGATCATGAGAGGATGGAGGCGGTACTTGAAGATGTATTGATTCTCATATATGAGAAAAAGATCAACTCGATGAAGGATCTTCTTCCGGTGCTTGAGCAGATTGCTAAGATGGGCAAACCATTGTTAATTATATCTGAGGATATAGAAGGTGAAGCGCTCGCAACATTAGTTGTTAATAAGTTGAGGGGAACATTGAATTGCTCTGCAGTCAAGGCCCCTGGGTTTGGTGACAGGAGAAAGGCTATGCTGGAGGATATTGCAATCCTTACAGGCGGTCAGGTAATTTCAGAGGATATTGGTCTCAAATTAGAGAATGTAAAGATCACGGATCTTGGACGTGCAAAACGCGTTACAATAGATAAAGATAATACTACTATTGTGGAGGGCGCCGGTTCTCATGACAAGATCCAGGGTCGCGTAAAACAGATTAAGGCACAGGTTGAAGAAACCTCATCTGATTATGACAGAGAAAAACTCCAGGAGCGTCTTGCGAAATTAGTGGGTGGAGTAGCCGTGATAAATGTTGGGGCATCAACAGAGACAGAGATGAAGGAGAAAAAGGCCAGAGTTGAAGATGCACTGCATGCCACAAAAGCAGCAGTGGAAGAGGGTATAGTTCCAGGTGGTGGAGTAGCGCTTCTTCGCGCCATTTCAGCACTGGATAAACTGAAACTCGAAGGTGATCAAAAGATAGGCGTCAATATTATTCGGAGGTCTCTTGAAGAACCTATCCGTCAGATTGCTAATAATGCCGGACTTGAAGGTTCTGTTGTGGTCGAGCGTGTCAAGCGCGAAAAGGGCACCTTCGGATTTGATGCATCAAAAGAAGAGTATGTAGACATGTTAAAGGCAGGAATTATAGACCCTACAAAGGTTACGAGGGTTGCTCTGCTGAATGCATCAAGCGTTGCATCTCTTATGCTGACGACTGAAGTGATGATATCAGAGATTCCTGAAGATAAGGAAAAGATGCCGGCCATGCCTCCAGGTGGTGGAATGGGTGGTATGTATTAA